Part of the Lysobacter enzymogenes genome is shown below.
TCGTGACCCTGGAAGGCGGCGAAGGCGCCGGCAAGTCGACCGTGCTGGCCGCGCTGCGCGCCGCGTTCGAAGCCGCCGGCATCGACGCGGTGTACACCCGCGAACCCGGCGGCACGCCGCTGGCCGAACAGATCCGCGGGCTGATGCTAGACACCCACCACGAGCCGGCCAGCGACGCGACCGAACTGCTGCTGGCGTTCGCCGCGCGCGCGCAACACGTGCAGGCGACGATCCTGCCGGCGCTGCAACGCGGCGCCTGGGTCGTCAGCGACCGCTTCACCGACGCCAGCTACGCCTACCAGGGCGCCGGCCGCGGCGGCGATGCGGGCTTCATCGCCGAGCTCGAAGCGCGCGTGGT
Proteins encoded:
- the tmk gene encoding dTMP kinase — protein: MSLRTWPRFVTLEGGEGAGKSTVLAALRAAFEAAGIDAVYTREPGGTPLAEQIRGLMLDTHHEPASDATELLLAFAARAQHVQATILPALQRGAWVVSDRFTDASYAYQGAGRGGDAGFIAELEARVVGIRPALTLLLDVPVEVGLARMRGRGAADRIESERNEFFERVRQGYRDRAAAEPQRFEVIDAAQPADAVAAQAVARLRALIAATPEQTA